TAGCTGCCACATCAGATCAGAGTTCATACTGCAGATGCTCCCCTGTCCTACCTGAAATGTTACTAGGAAACCCAAGTGGATCTATTAAAACACAGTGCCTGGGTTATTGCAGCTGAGGTCCCACTTGGGGGGGAAAAATGAACATCTTGGTCTTTCATCTTAACCACATCATTAAAACCTTTAAATATCACCTGAGCAAGAAAGTCCATGCTGTGAAATCCCCTTCCAAACTAttcacctcttcccccaccccccccacctcccgtcTCTCTTCACAGACAATCATtcctgcttcttttctccttgtcCTCTTCTTTTTTCTGTCTGCCTGCACTACTCAGGAGCATAGCCTTGGCAATGCCAGTGTGTTGACGAGTGCTGGAAGGCTGCTGTTGGTAAATTGAGGGGGGGTATCTCCATCAGCTTCATGGAATTATTTCCTTACTTAGAATCCAGTAAATGATCTTTCCTGCTAGTTATTGCTGGGTAAGTGTGGCTTTTGTGGATTTTAGCCTTTCAGTAGGAAATCTGCCACTGATGACAGACAGAATAACTGAAggtctctttttttccttccttgagCAGGGTGTGGAGAGCTGGTCTGGGTGGGGGAACCTGTGACCTTCCGCAGGGCTGAGACTATTGCTGGCAAGTATGGCATGTGGATGAAGGACCCAGAGCCTGTTCCCCCCTACACCCGTGAGACCACCTGGAGAGTCGATGCCATTGGCACTGACATCCGCCAGGTCTTTGAATACGACAATGCTGATCAGTTCATGAAGGGCTATCCCTCCAAGGTCCACGTCCTGCCCCAGTCCATGGAGAGCACCGGAGCAATCATATACAGGGGCTCCCTGTACTTCCAGCAACGCAAGTCCAGGACGGTGGCCAAGTACGACTTGAAGACAGAAACGATCACAGTCCAAAAAGACATCCCCAGTGCTGGCTACCATGGCCAATTCCCCTATTCCTGGGGTGGGTACACAGATATTGACTTAGCTGTTGATGAGATGGGACTGTGGGTGACGTACAGCACAGACAAAGCCAAAGGGGCCATCGTCCTCTCCAAACTGGagccagagaccctggaggttgaGCAGACCTGGGAAACCAACATCCGCAAGCAAGCCGTGGCCAACTCCTTTATGATCTGTGGCACCTTGTACACCATCAGTAGCTACTCATCCCCAGACGCCACAGTCAACTTTGCCTATCACACGGCCACCAGCACCAGCGAGCCGCTGAGCATCCGCTTCGAGAACCGCTATGGGTACAGCAGCATGGTGGACTACAACCCCACGGAGAGAAAGCTCTTCGCTTGGGACAATTTCAACATGGTCACCTATGACATCAGACTCTCCACGATATGAGGAGcctcagggcaggaggaggacACACCACGCTCATTGCTAACTAGAAGCTTGTGGGCTAGGGGCAAGTCTAGCCAGCTGTCAGTCTCATACACTCGCTTTTCCTAAGCTTTCCTTGGGCTCAGCTGTGAGCCCCTTACTAAGACAGAGCGTTTACTGAGCCTGGCAAAGACTCCAGGCCTTGCCCTAGATCGGAGGTTCATATTCTGAGAGCACTGGTGGGGCTCAAATAACGATAGAGTGGGAATAACTTTGTGCCAATTGAGAACATACGTGCATAGGCATTTACAGCCCTGGCGTCAATGCCCTTGCCTCTCTCTGAATTACACATGGGATGAGTTTGGACAATGTAGAAAAAAAGTAACAAGTTGTTCAGGGTTATGCAACATTTGGCATGTGTGGGCCAATTGCACAGGGATAGATTT
Above is a genomic segment from Mauremys reevesii isolate NIE-2019 linkage group 8, ASM1616193v1, whole genome shotgun sequence containing:
- the MYOC gene encoding myocilin isoform X1, translating into MGAASIAKTLVVWLLLSVGLARVALGSTVHLRRANDRNGRCIYSFAVPSPNEASCPELGQATSAIRELQRESNVQRSELESAKARLSLLENLVTQLHVALGAGGSPASAAELQRELDRLRMEKAQQESQISRLEAAYSTLGQEKSFLEEEKRRLEQEKAELGRRLESSTQEIVRLRASQRHQVSEAPAQDSHQGSQEGCGELVWVGEPVTFRRAETIAGKYGMWMKDPEPVPPYTRETTWRVDAIGTDIRQVFEYDNADQFMKGYPSKVHVLPQSMESTGAIIYRGSLYFQQRKSRTVAKYDLKTETITVQKDIPSAGYHGQFPYSWGGYTDIDLAVDEMGLWVTYSTDKAKGAIVLSKLEPETLEVEQTWETNIRKQAVANSFMICGTLYTISSYSSPDATVNFAYHTATSTSEPLSIRFENRYGYSSMVDYNPTERKLFAWDNFNMVTYDIRLSTI
- the MYOC gene encoding myocilin isoform X2; translated protein: MGAASIAKTLVVWLLLSVGLARVALGSTVHLRRANDRNGRCIYSFAVPSPNEASCPELGQATSAIRELQRESNVQRSELESAKARLSLLENLVTQLHVALGAGGSPASAAELQRELDRLRMEKAQQESQISRLEAAYSTLGQEKSFLEEEKRRLEQEKAELGRRLESSTQEIVRLRASQRHQVSEAPAQDSHQGSQEVSKWDLESFDYQELKSELMEVPASSIFEERPSPSHPATGDRATGCGELVWVGEPVTFRRAETIAGKYGMWMKDPEPVPPYTRETTWRVDAIGTDIRQVFEYDNADQFMKGYPSKVHVLPQSMESTGAIIYRGSLYFQQRKSRTVAKYDLKTETITVQKDIPSAGYHGQFPYSWGGYTDIDLAVDEMGLWVTYSTDKAKGAIVLSKLEPETLEVEQTWETNIRKQAVANSFMICGTLYTISSYSSPDATVNFAYHTATSTSEPLSIRFENRYGYSSMVDYNPTERKLFAWDNFNMVTYDIRLSTI